In the Psychromicrobium lacuslunae genome, CCGAACCTTTCAGTCAGCTTGGTGTAATGCTGGGAAGGCGTTGAATCGGTGACAGCGGTGATTTCCGAGGCGAGCAGAGCTAGCAGGATGCCGTCCTTATCGGTGGTCCACACCTTGCCATTTCTCCGCACGAAGGAAGCCCCCGCTGATTCTTCGCCACCGAAGACGCCTTCACCGGAAAGTAGTCCCGGCACAAACCATTTAAAGCCAACCGGCACTTCAACCAACTGGCGACCCAAATCGACAGCAACGCGGTCGATGATGGAGGAAGAGACTAAGGTTTTCCCTACCCCGGCTTGGCTGGGCCAAGCCGAACGGTGGGTGTAAAGATATTGAATCGCCACCGCGAGGTAGTGATTCGGATTCATCAATCCGGCATCCGGGGTGACGATGCCGTGTCGGTCGGAGTCGGCGTCGTTACCGGTGGCGATGTCGTACTTACTGGCCTGGGCGATCAGCGATGCCATTGCCCAGGGTGAAGAGCAATCCATCCGGATCTTTTCGTCCCAGTCCAGGGTCATAAAGGCCCACTGCGGATCAATTGTCGGGTTCACTACGGTCAAATCGAGGTTGTGCCGTTCGCCGATCTCCCCCCAGTAGTCGACTGAGGCCCCGCCCATCGGGTCGGCGCCAATCCGCAGCCCGGCCGCCCGAATCGCGTCGAGGTCGAGGACTTCGGGCAGTGAGTCAACGTAGCTGGAGAGAAAATCAAAGCTGCCCGCGCGGCTTAGGGCTTCGGTGAGCGCTACTCGTCGCACCCCGGCCAACTCCGTTTCAAGCAACTCATTAGCTCGATGAGCAATCCAGCCGGTGGCATCACTATCGGCTGGTCCGCCATGCGGCGGGTTGTATTTAAAACCACCATCGCCTGGCGGGTTATGTGAAGGAGTGACGACGATGCCGTCAGCTTGATCAGAGTGACTCTCAGGCCCATGGTTGTAGGTCAAGATGGCGTGGCTGAGCGCCGGAGTCGGCGTGAAGCCATGCCGAGCATCGACAAGGACATTGACGTTATTCGCGGCCAATACTTCCAAAGCGGTGTTCTGCGCTGGTTCGGAGAGCGCGTGAGTATCTTTCGCCAGAAAGAGCGGCCCAGTGATGCCTTGCTGCCGTCGATACTCCACTATTGCCTGAGTGGTGGCGGCAATATGGTTCTCATTGAAAGATGTCTTGAGGCTACTGCCGCGATGCCCGGACGTGCCGAAAACCACTCGCTGATCCGGATTGTCTGGATCAGGTTTGAGGTCGTAATACGCGTCTAAGAGCGCGGTAAGGTCGACTAGATCGCTGGGGAGGGCAACTGTGCCCGCTCGGCTGGCCATAAAGCAAGCATGCCAGAGTAAAGCCATTCGGGATATTGCGGCTCTGTATGACGCCAGCAATATCCCAGAAAATTAGCTAAAAACCAGGAGCGAACTGTCAGAAATCACATAGCATTGAGATGCATTCGCTCCCTGACACTCGAGGCCTCCCATGTCGAACCAGCCAGACCAGCCCTTCCAGCCGCCGGCGCAGCCCTTCCAGCCGCCTCCACCGGGTTACCCGGGCGGCTACGGCCAGCAGCCGCCGCCCGGGTATCCCGGTGCTCCGCAGCAATCACAAGGTGCTTTCCAGGGCCAGAATCAGCAGCAGGTGCCAGCGCAGCCGGTTTACTACAGCAACCCGAGCTATGTCATACAGCCGATGGTCTACGCGGATGCTGGCCCCAAAGGCCTGAGCATCGCCGGCATGATCCTTGGCATAGCCAGCATTGTGGGCTTCGCGGCGCTCATCGTGCCACCTATTGTCGGGGTGATTCTTTCTCATATCGGCTGGTCTAAGGAGCAGCCCCAGGGCAGAGGTTTTGCGCTGACCGGGCTGATACTGAACTACCTGGCAATTTTGATTTGGGTGGTTTTTGTGGTCGGTGGACCGTTGCTGGTCGCTCTCGTCTTCGGTCTTGCGTCGATCGGTCAGAACTGACGACTCCCGGGTTTTCTAGTGAACCCCAGCCATCAGCTTGCGGATCGGCTTGGTAGCTGCCGCCAAGGCCAGGCCGAGCACAATGGCGGCGCCTCCGATGGCGGTGAAATACGGTAGCTCGTTATCGGCTTTGTAGAATCCGGCCAATACTCCGGAGAGCGTGGTGCCCAAGGAGATCGATAAGAAGAAAAGTGCGACCATCTGAGTATGGAAGGCCTGCGGAGCAAGTTTAGTGGCGAGCGAGAGGCCCACCGGCGAAATCAAAAGCTCAGCCATGGTGAAGAGGAACAGAATTCCGACTAGGGCCAGTAGCGGCACTGCGCTGAAACCTGAGAGCGGAATGAAGCACAGGAAGGCTAGACCCATGATCACCAGTGCCAGACTGAACTTGATCGGAGTGCTGGGCTGACGTGACCCCAGCTTGGTCCAGAGCACGGCGAAGACACCGGCGAAGACGATGATGAAAATCGGGTTGATCGACTGTACCCAGGCTGCTGGGAATTCCCAGCCGAAGAGATTCCGGTCGAGTCGGGTGTCAGCGTAGCGCGGTAAGAAAGTGAACTGCTGCTGGTAGAGCGACCAGAACGCGGCGCTGGCGATGAAAAGCGGGATAAAAGCGAAGACCCGGCTGCGTTCCTCGCTACTGACGCGTTTATTGGCCAGAATGACAGTGAAATAGGCAATGGCAGCAATAACCACGACGCCGACCACCACCCATTTGAGGTTATCGGCCCTGATCCAGCCCAATAGCACAGCAATCACGATCACAACCAGGGCGACGGCGGCGATGCTTATCGCGCGCCCAAGCTGCTGGCGAGGCAAGGGATTCGGTACCAGATGGGCCTGCTCGGGCAGTGATTTGCGAGTCAGCCCGTATTGCACCAGGCCTAGCGCCATACCAATTGCCGCTGCGCCGAAGCCCCAATGGAATCCTGCTGTGGTTTGCAGCCACCCGGTGATCAGCGGTCCGATAAAGCCGCCGGCGTTAACTCCCATGTAGAAGATCGAGAACCCGGCGTCGCGCCGCTCGTCCTGCTGGCTGTAGAGGGTGCCGACGATTGAGGTGGCATTCGCTTTCAGGCCGCCAGAACCGATGGCCACCAGGATTAGACCAACCGTCAAACCAATGGCACCGGGGAGCAGCGCGAGGGCGATATGCCCCAGCATGATCAGCATGGCGCTGTAGAACAAGACGCGTTCCGAACCGAGCAAACGGTCAGCTAGCCAAGCCCCGAGAATTGTAGAGAGATAGACGCCGCCGCCGTAAGCGCCGACCAGGCCGACCGCCATATCCTGGTCGAGCCCCAGACCGCCATCGGTCACCGAGTAGTACATGTAGAACGCCAAAATTGCCTGCATCCCGTAGAACGAGAAGCGCTCCCACAGCTCGATGCTGAACAGGTTGAAAAGTGGCAGTGGGTGGCCTAAAAAGGTCTTTCCCCCGGGGGCTTTGCTGGACAGCACGTCATGGCTGGGTCTACTCATTTAGCCCATTCTGGCATTGTAATTACGCCATGTCACACCGAGCCGTGCCGCGATTCAGCCGAGATAGCGCGGTTCGATCCGCTCTTCGGTGACTTCGTTGCCATTGCGGCGAACCAAGTATGCGCCCTTTCCTGGCTGTTCGCTCACCGCTTCGATCAGCGTCGTTCCGCGGTAAAGCAGCCCTACGCCGTCATCGGTGCAGTGGGTTTCGCCGAGCACGCCACGGTCAACCAGGTCATGAATCACCGGTCGCCGACGGGCCTCACTGTCATAATGCACACCATTTCCATAGGGCAGGAAGCCCAGGGCGTTATCGACGCCGCTCAACTCGGGTCCAAAAGAATCGGTGCTGCCGCCGTTGAACCAGCAAATCGAGCCAGCTGAGACGCCGGTGAGCACCACGCCAGCTTGCCAGACCCTCCGCAAAATCTGGTCAAGGCCATGCGCCCGCCAGACGGCAAGCAGGTTGACCACCGAACCACCGCCGACCCAGATCACATCCTGTTCGAGCAGGTGGGCCTCAATATCCTCGACACTGGGCATGGTGAAAAGATTCAGATGGCTGAGCCGGAACCCGGCGATGCGCGCGGCTTCATTGAGCTCACCCGCCCACCAGCGCTGATCGCCGGAAGCGGTGCCAATGTGACAGACTCTCGGCCCGGCGGAGTTTCCTGTGGTTCCTGTGGTTCCGGAAAGTTCGACAGCGTGATGCACCAATGAATTGAATTCCACCCGGCTACGGTGGCCCGGGCGGATTCCGCCAGAGGTAGCCAGAATTGTCGGTTCTTGTGTCGGCATGACTCCACTATAGGCTGGGCGCAGCGGCAGAAATTCCCGAAAGATCGAGAGTTAGATTCTGAGATGAATGAATTTGAAAGCGTACCCGTCGAGCAATTGACCGCAGACAGCACTATTGTTGACGTTCGAGAGCAATACGAGTGGGATGAGGGCCATATCGCCGGGGCCATTCATCTGCCGCTCGGTGATTTGCCGCTGCGTTTCGAGGAACTTGATCCCGATGAGGATCTTTACGTCATCTGCCGCACTGGAGGAAGATCCTTCCGGGCCGTGCAGTGGCTGATTGGCCAGGGCTATTCCGCCTTTAATGTGGCGGGCGGGATGGGTGCCTGGCAGGACGCGGAGAAACCCATGGTCTCCGAAAATGGTGAAGTTCCACAGGTCCGCTGAATCATAAAAAGATATTCTTAGATGGGAATATAAAGTGGATTCCTACACTTATCTCGGCCCCGAGGGCACCTTCACCGAAGCTGCCCTGCTCCAGGTGCCCGGGGCAGTCCAGGCGCGGCGAGTGCCCTCAAGTAGTGCCGTCGCCGCATTGGCAATGGTGCGCAGCGGGGAGGTTGACGCCGCCATGCTGCCGATTGAAAACTCAATCGAGGGCGGCGTTTCTGCGACCCTAGACGCCATTGCTACTGGCCAGGAGCTGAGGATCATCCGGGAAGCCATTGTGCCAGTGAGCTTCGTGCTGGCTGTGCGGCCCGGTGTTGAGTTTTCTGGAGTGAGCCGCATCGGTACTCACCCACATGCCTGGGCGCAGACTCGTGGCTGGGTTGATCTAAACATTCCGAAAGCAGAATATGTCCCGGCGACCTCCACTGCTGCTGCCGCCCACGAACTGCTCAATGACAAGCCGGCCTATCAGGCCGCGATCTGTGCCAAGCTCGTCGCACAGCGACTTGGCTTGGATGTTCTGGCAGAGGGGATTGAAGACAATACCGGCGCGGTGACCAGGTTTGTCTTGGTCTCTCGCCCCGGGGTACTGCCAGCTGCCACCGGTTCGGATAAGACCACGGTCGCCATTCCGCTGCCGCAGGACCGGCCCGGCGCGCTGATGGAAATTCTGGATCAGTTCGCCACCAGAGGGGTGAATCTGAGTCGGATTGAATCACGGCCCACCGGTCAGTTCCTCGGCCATTACTTCTTCAGCATCGATGCCGAGGGCCACCTTGCCGATGCTCGAATGGCTGATGCGCTCCGCGCGCTACACCGAATTAGTCCGCAACTACGCTTCATGGGCTCTTATCCGAGGGCCGATGCGCAATACCCGCAAGTTCCGGCGCACACCACTGATCGGGCTTTTGATGCCGCCCAGCGTTGGCTTGCCGATTTGCTCACCCCGGGGGAGACCCCGGAACAATGAGTTCTATAGTTTTAGCCATATGATGTGCTGCAAGTAAGTAATCATGCGAGCTAAGACCAGTGACGAACAGAGATAGACAGCGGAGGAATCATGACTGACAGCAATAACGACGGAACCATCGTCAACCCGGGTGCGGTCTACGATCCCGAACTCGATTACGACCAAGTGGGGGATGTCGCCGACGAGGCCAACGATCTGCGATTCAACGAAGAGGAAGTTCTCATTCGTGAGCAGGCGCAGGCTGAAGACGAGCCTACCGAGGGCTAGCCGTGGCGCTCAGCTCGCTCATCGCTTCGGCCAAGGCGGCTCGTCGTAAACTGTTGCGCATTGACGATTACGATCGGCTGATCCGCCGCGGCATGAAAGTTGGCAGCGATGTGGACATCCAGCACGGAGTTGTTTTCGATTTCAGTCACTGCTGGCTGATCGACATCGAAGATTCGGTGACCATCGCGCCTTTCGCCTATCTTTTAGCCCACGACGCCAGCACTAAGCGAGCACTGGGTTACACCGTGATCGGACGGGTTCGGATTTGCCGAGGAGCCTTTATTGGTGCGCGTGCGGTGATCATGCCCGGGGTGACGGTAGGCGAAGGAGCCGTAGTAGCGGCTGGCAGCGTGGTCACCAAGGATGTACCGGCTGGAGCCATAGTTGGCGGCAACCCGGCCAAGGTGATCGGTTCAACCGAAGAGCAATTGGCCCGGCATGCTGAGTTAATGAAACAGCGTCCAAACTTCGACGTCTCCTGGACTGAGCATGGCGGTATTGACGCCGGTATGAAAGAAGAAATGCGTTCCCGGCTTGCCGACGGAAAGGGATATCTGGTTTGAACTGCTTGTCGCCAGTTTGTCGAGCTTGCGGCGTGCCGGTTAGCTGTTGACTCGAATCAGCAATGCCCGCGGCTCCACTGCCACAGTGACTTTGGTGGCTTTGCCAGCGGGATCGCCATCGAGCTGAGTTTCTTGTGGCGCGGCCGCCTTGAGCACCACCTTCTGAGAGCGATAGAAATCTATCACCGGCAGGTTTCGGCGATGTTGAAAGAGAATTTTCACTCCCATTGCTGCCCAGCCCAAGGCGCTTCGCGGACTCATCACCACCACGTCGAGCACTCCGTCATCGATCAACGCTCCCGGGATGAAGTCAATGCCTCCCGGCAACAGCCCGCAATTGGCAAACAGTACCGAACGCACCTTGCGCTGCTGTGCAGGCTCATCATCGAGCGCGATACTCACTTTTTTCCGGCGCCCGGGCAGGTGCCGGACGCCGGCTTCGCTGTAGGCGAGCCAACCCAAGGACTTCTTCAGATCGTCATTGGTATCGCCGACCACTTCGGCGTCCAAGCCAATTCCGGCAATAACCAGGAAAGTATGGCTTGAGTGCGCCCCAGAGACCGAATTCTCAATTTCCATCACCGCTGTGTCGATCAGCCTCTGCTGACCAAAGAGTGCGGTATGCACATTGCCGTCGAGGTCATTGACGTCCAGGCTCAGATTGCGGGCTAGTAAATTGCCGGTACCTAATGGCAAAAGACCCATCGCCACCCCGGTGTTCTTGAGCACCTCGGCGGCGACCCTGACGGTGCCGTCCCCGCCGCCAACTAAGACCAGATCGGCGCCCCACTCCAGGGCTTGTCTGGTTTGCGAGTATCCGGGGTCATCGACTGTGGTCTCAAGAAAAAGCGGTTCCGGCCAGGAAGCGAGCGCTACTGCGGCACGAATCCGGGTAGCGGCGGTCTCGGCCTGCGCTTTGACCGGATTAATGATCACCGCTACCTTTTGCGGTCCGGTAGGACTTGCCTGGAGTTCCTCGCTGACTGCGCTCCTGGTGTGCTTCTGACGTAACTTTCGAACGCCCCGCCAGCTGAGCAGAACTACTATGGCGGCCACCAGCACAATCAGCAGAATCCAAAGCCAGAGGTCCATAGTGCACCAGCTTATCGCCCTCCATCGTCTCGCAGGCTCGAGGTGGGGGCGCTGCGATAGTCTTAGTCAGTGATTGACGTTAAAGACCTCACCGAGAATCCTGAAAAGTATCGGGCCAGCCAACGTGCGCGCGGGGCCGACGAGTCGCAGGTGGATAAAATCATCTCCGCGGCCGCTAGCAGGAAGAATGCAATCACTTCTTATGAGTCCTTGCGGGCCGAGCAGAATTCCTTTGGCAAGCTGGTGGCGGCAGCCAAAGGCGAGGAAAAGCAAGCACTGCTGGCACAAGTCAAAGACTTGGCTGCCAAGGTGAAGCAGGCCTCGGCAACCGCCGAAGCGGCTCAGCTTGAGCAAGAAGAGTTGTTGCGCGCCTTTCCTAATCTCATCATCGAGGGAATTCCAGCCGGCGGTGAGGATGAGTTCGTGGTGCTCAAGACAGTTGGTGAACCGCGTGATTTCGCTGCTGAAGGGTTCGCGCCGCGCGACCATCTGGAACTCGGCGAACTGCTCGGCGGCATCGATATGGAGCGCGGTGCAAAAGTCTCCGGTGCCCGCTTCGCTTTTCTCAAGGGCCAGGTTGCCCGGTTGGAAATCGCGCTGATGAACATGGGTCTGGATCAGGCCCTGAGCTACGGATTCATTCCGATGATCACCCCTACTTTGGTGCGTCCAGAGACGATGGCCGGTACCGGTTTCGACGTGAAGCACGATGATGAGATCTACCGCCTGGAAAAAGACGATCTCTACCTGGTGGGCACCTCTGAGGTGGCCCTAGCCGGGTATCACAGTGACGAGATTCTCGACCTCAGCGCCGGCCCGATCCGCTACGCTGGCTGGTCGTCTTGCTACCGCCGGGAGGCCGGTTCGGCAGGCAAGGACACTCGTGGCATCATCCGAGTCCACCAGTTCAACAAACTAGAGATGTTCAGCTATGTGCCGCTCGAAGAGGCCGAAGCCGAGCATGCGCGTCTGCTGGCTTGGGAAGAGGAGATGCTGGCCAAGCTCGATATTTCTTACCGGGTGATAGACACTGCGGCCGGCGATCTAGGAAACTCAGCTGCGCGGAAATTTGATTGTGAGGCTTGGGTGCCTAGCCAGGGCAAATTCCGCGAATTGACTTCGACCTCGAACTGCACGAGCTACCAGGCTCGGCGGCTGAATATTCGGGAGCGGATACCCGGTGAGGAGTCAAAGGGGACCAGGGCGGTGGCCACCCTGAACGGTACCTTGGCAACTGATCGCTGGATTGTTGCGATCTTAGAGAATCACCAGAATGCTGACGGTTCAGTCAACGTTCCGGAGGCTTTGCAGCCCTACTTGGGTGGTCTGCAGAAGTTCGAACTGGTGTAGCACGCTGCCCGGAAGGTAAACATTCACAGTGTGGATTGCTTGTGAATATTCACCTTCCGTTCACCGCCTACGGTGCCGCCGTGCTGGCCGCTATCACTGGAATCTGCTTCACTGGAGTCATGACATTACAGACTGAATATTCAGTCTCTGGCATCGACGACCAGAGAGAAACGAAGCAGAAAATGGTCGCTCTTGATGTGGACGGCACTCTTATCGATCACAATGGGGCGATGAGCGATGCGGTGCGCGAGGCCGCCCGAGGCGTAGTGGCGGCTGGTCATCAGGTGATCATTGCCACCGGCCGATCACTTGGAGCGACCCTGCCAGTGATCCGCCAAATTGGCTTAGAGAGCGGCTATGGGGTTTGTTGTAATGGCGCCGTGACACTCCGGCTGGACCCTTCCCTTCCGGAGGGGCATCAAGTGATCCGCCGGGAAATCTTCTCACCTCGCTCCGCACTGGTGGCGCTGAGCGGGAAGCTGCCGGAAGCGATGTATGCGCTTGAGAACGTCGACGGCGAGTTTCTTTCCACGCACAGCTTTCAGGATGCTAGTTTCGGCATCGAGGCGCGCAGCGTGAGCTTCAACGAACTGCTCGATATGGAAGCGGTTCGGGTGGTGGTGCATAGCGCTGAGATCCCACTTGAGGAGTTTGAGCAGGCCATCGCCAGTGTTGGCCTGCAAGGCGTGGCCTATTCTGTTGGCTGGTCGTCCTGGCTGGATATCGCGGCCGCCGGGGTGACCAAAGCAACCGCTCTCGAACAGTTACGGGCCGAACTCAGGTTGCCCAAGGCGTCGACCATCGCGGTGGGTGACGGTTTCAATGATCTTCAGATGCTCGCTTGGGCTGGTCGAGGAGTCGCGATGGGGCAGGCCCCGCTTGAGGTCCAGCAGGCAGCTGATGAGGTGACCGGGTCGATTTACCAGGATGGCGCGGCGAAGGTTTTGCGAAGCCTCGTTTAGCGTTCGCTAATACTCACATGCCAGCGATTGTCCTTGGGGTTCCCTGAACTTCCGCCGCCCAGAGCGCCAACCACGATAATAATCGAGAACACCAGAATTCCTACGGTGCGCACGAAGGAAACCCAACCGGAACGCCAGAAGCCTGGGCGTCCGCCATCGGAGAGCTTGACCACCCGAGTGCCGCAGATTACGCACCCCAGGCTCCGTTTGCCGGGCAGGATGAAGCCGTAAAGCCAGGAAATGACGATCCAGGCCAGGACTGCCAACGTAATGGATAGCCCAATATTGGTCTTTGGTAGCACTGCGAAGACAATAGCGGCCAGGGCCAGCACCAGAAGGAAGTCAATCAGCCAAGCACCAAAGTACGCCTTCCCCGGGGCGCGTAAGGCTCTGCTGCCATTTTTGAATTCGACGTATAGATTGTTCTGACTGCTGTTCTGACTGCTGTTCTGACTGCTGTTCTGACTGCTAGTTATGACGATCTCCGATGATTAGCTGGTGGGGAAAATGACTCGGTTCGCTGCCTCAACAGCTGTCGAACGAGAAACCTTGGCCAAGCTCAGTTCGGCCGCACCATCCTTCTCCGCCGAGGTCAGTCCGAATAGTTCGGTGGAAGTGGTGTAAATCGTATAGTGCCGGAAGGAGTCTTCGGCGGCGCTAATGCCAGCAATTACGGTCACGCCGCGGGCGTCCGCCAGGACGGTCGGCGCAGCAGCTTCAAATTCTGCCTCACTGTAGGTTTGCGGTTCTCCGTCTTCGGACTCCAGGTCTGCCGCGTCGGCCAGCTGCAGCAGATGATCACCGAACTCTGCGGCCGGAACCACGGTGAAGGTATGAGTGCCTGCCGAATCAACCAATTCCTCAAGCACCTGATCCTGGTGCAGATAACCGTAGAGCCACGCTTTATCGTCGGATTTCGTCAGTTCGGCGCTGATGATTCGTTCTCCGGTACGGCGCAGTGTCATCACGCCGACGATATTGTCAGTTGCGCCCAATGCGCTGGGCAAGGTTTCCCCTTCACTCACCAGCGGAAAAGCGAAGCCCTTGGTCAGCAGCGTGCGGAGAGCAACATTACAGACCAGTTCCTTCTGATCTTGGTGCTCGGCGAGCCAGGGGAGTTCTACGAATTGCTCTCGTTCAAGACCGTCGAGCGCAACGATTTCCTCATCGGTGAGCGTCGGTAGGTTGTCGCTCTCGGGGCTGCTCAGGGTAATTACCGCCTGGGCACAGTCCAAGTCATGCTGGGTCCAGGTGATTTCCGCAGCTTGTTCGGTCATCCGAAGAGGCCCCCTAGCGCCTTAATGGGATTCTTCACGACGTTTGCCACGCCGCTGGCAACATTTTTGATGCCCTTACCCACGTCACTGGCTACATTAGCAACGCCATGGCCAATGTCGCTAGCAACGTTCGCTACGCCTCTGCCGATATTGCTGGCCGTGTTACCAATCCAACGTCCAGCGGCTTTGCCCCATTCGCTGTCCGCGATCATATTACCGAGTGCCCAGGCTCCCGCCACCACGCCTGCTCCCACGACGATGCCGATACCCACCGGATTAGTCAGCAAACCGGCAGCCATTAGGAGCGAACCGCCGCCAGCGATAACGCTCAAACCACCGGCCACCCGGTCGCCGCCGCCACGCCAACCCTCGTGTTCCGGACTGATCATGTCGTGGATGCCGCCGAAGATAGCCAGCGGAGCGCCGACCACGCCAGCGATGCGGGCGAATTTTCCGAACTTACTAGCGGCTATGAATTCATCTGAAAGGCTGCCGAGATTGCCTGCCCCAGCCAAGACAGATTTACCGGCTGCCAATGCTTCGGCACCTTTGGTAATACCGCCTGCGGTGCGCAGGAAGGTGTTGAGGTCCTTCAGTTTCAATCCGAGCCCAATCGCTGTCGAGCCCCAACCGACGATGCCCATCACTTTACTGATCAGGCCGCCGCCGTCACTACCGCCGTTGGGGCCTCCGGTGCCGCCGCCCCCGCCGTCGACCGCGCTCGCCTTCTCTTGTTCATCTGCGTTGCGGTTCAAGGTTTTCGCGACATCGAGCAGAGAGTCTGCGGTGTTATTGAGTAGCGGGTGCTGGGAGGAGTTCCAGCGCTGCCGGAAATGGCCGGCGTCGGGACCGTTCCAGCCTCGACCAGAGTTAATGGTGGCAGTGAGGGTATTACCCTGATCGCGGATAATGCCTGCAGCATTGGAAACTTGTTTGGCGAAGTCACGCAGTTCTTGCGGATTCGCTCCGATGAAGCCTTCCATGGCACCCTTCTTCGTCGTCGACGGCGCACAACTCGCGGTGCCGCACTCTGTCAAAAATGCTAACCCTCAGCGCGGGGGTTGACCATGGGGAGGTCTCCCCACCGGGAGTTTGAGTCGGCTTAGTCTGCGCCTGCGCCTGCGGCTGAGCCGATTCCGCCTCCGGCTGCGCCTGCGCCTGCGGCTGAGCCGATTCCGCCTCCGGCTGCGCCTGCGCCTGCGGCTGAGCCGATTCCGCCTCCGGCTGCGCCTGCGCCTGCGGCTGAGCCGATTCCGCCTCCGGCTGCGCCTGCGCCTGCGGCTGAGCCGATTCCGCCTCCGGCTGCGCCTGCGCCTGCGGCTGAGCCGATTCCGCCTCCGGCTGCGCCTGCGCCTGCGGCTGAGCCGATTCCGCCTCCGGCTGCGCCTGCGCCTGCGGCTGAGCCGATTCCGCCTCCGGCTGCGCCTGCGCCTGCGGCTGAGCCGATTCCGCCTCCGGCTGCGCCTGCGCCTGCGGCTGAGCCGATTCCGCCTCCGGCTGCGCCTGCGCCTGCGGCTGAGCCGATTCCGCCTCCGGCTGCGCCTGCGCCTGCGGCTGAGCCGATTCCGCCTCCGGCTGCGCCTGCGCCTGCGGCTGAGCCGATTCCGCCTCCGGCTGCGCCTGCGCCTGCGGCTGAGCCGATTCCGCCTCCGGCTGCGCCTGCGCCTGCGGCTGAGCCGATTCCGCCTCCGGCTGCGCCTGCGCCTGCGGCTGAGCCGATTCCGCCTCCGGCTGCGCCTGCGCCTGCGGCTGAGCCGATTCCGCCTCCGGCTGCGCCTGCGCCTGCGGCTGAGCCGATTCCGCCTCCGGCTGCGCCTGCGCCTGCGGCTGAGCCGATTCCGCCTCCGGCTGCGCCTGCGCCTGCGGCTGAGCCGATTCCGCCTCCGGCTGCGCCTGCGCCTGCGGCTGAGCCGATTCCGCCTCCGGCTGCGCCTGCGCCTGCGGCTGAGCCGATTCCGCCTCCGGCTGCGCCTGCGCCTGCGGCTGAGCCGATTCCGCCTCCGGCGTCTACCGAACTAGTCTTCTCTTGCTCAGCTGCATTGCGGTTTAACGTTTTAGCCACATCGAGCAGGGAATCGGCAGTGCTATTCAGCAAAGGATGTTGTGAGGAATTCCAGTGTTGTCGGAACTGGTTAGCATCCGGGCCTTTCCAGCCCTGGGGGGAATTAATGGCTGCGGTGAGAATATTGCCCTGCTCACGGATGCTACTCGCAGTCTTGGAAACCTGCTGAGCGAAATCGCGAAGCTCTTGCGGGTTTGCTCCAATGAAGCCTTCCATGGTTCCCCCTGCTGGTGATTAGCGGCTTGTCGGATACAACTCCGCATACTGCCAAAATGCTAGCCGCCGACGATGCTACTGG is a window encoding:
- a CDS encoding acyltransferase, yielding MKVGSDVDIQHGVVFDFSHCWLIDIEDSVTIAPFAYLLAHDASTKRALGYTVIGRVRICRGAFIGARAVIMPGVTVGEGAVVAAGSVVTKDVPAGAIVGGNPAKVIGSTEEQLARHAELMKQRPNFDVSWTEHGGIDAGMKEEMRSRLADGKGYLV
- the pheA gene encoding prephenate dehydratase, which produces MDSYTYLGPEGTFTEAALLQVPGAVQARRVPSSSAVAALAMVRSGEVDAAMLPIENSIEGGVSATLDAIATGQELRIIREAIVPVSFVLAVRPGVEFSGVSRIGTHPHAWAQTRGWVDLNIPKAEYVPATSTAAAAHELLNDKPAYQAAICAKLVAQRLGLDVLAEGIEDNTGAVTRFVLVSRPGVLPAATGSDKTTVAIPLPQDRPGALMEILDQFATRGVNLSRIESRPTGQFLGHYFFSIDAEGHLADARMADALRALHRISPQLRFMGSYPRADAQYPQVPAHTTDRAFDAAQRWLADLLTPGETPEQ
- a CDS encoding rhodanese-like domain-containing protein yields the protein MNEFESVPVEQLTADSTIVDVREQYEWDEGHIAGAIHLPLGDLPLRFEELDPDEDLYVICRTGGRSFRAVQWLIGQGYSAFNVAGGMGAWQDAEKPMVSENGEVPQVR
- a CDS encoding peptidase E, which translates into the protein MPTQEPTILATSGGIRPGHRSRVEFNSLVHHAVELSGTTGTTGNSAGPRVCHIGTASGDQRWWAGELNEAARIAGFRLSHLNLFTMPSVEDIEAHLLEQDVIWVGGGSVVNLLAVWRAHGLDQILRRVWQAGVVLTGVSAGSICWFNGGSTDSFGPELSGVDNALGFLPYGNGVHYDSEARRRPVIHDLVDRGVLGETHCTDDGVGLLYRGTTLIEAVSEQPGKGAYLVRRNGNEVTEERIEPRYLG
- a CDS encoding DUF4190 domain-containing protein, with product MSNQPDQPFQPPAQPFQPPPPGYPGGYGQQPPPGYPGAPQQSQGAFQGQNQQQVPAQPVYYSNPSYVIQPMVYADAGPKGLSIAGMILGIASIVGFAALIVPPIVGVILSHIGWSKEQPQGRGFALTGLILNYLAILIWVVFVVGGPLLVALVFGLASIGQN
- a CDS encoding peptide MFS transporter, translated to MSRPSHDVLSSKAPGGKTFLGHPLPLFNLFSIELWERFSFYGMQAILAFYMYYSVTDGGLGLDQDMAVGLVGAYGGGVYLSTILGAWLADRLLGSERVLFYSAMLIMLGHIALALLPGAIGLTVGLILVAIGSGGLKANATSIVGTLYSQQDERRDAGFSIFYMGVNAGGFIGPLITGWLQTTAGFHWGFGAAAIGMALGLVQYGLTRKSLPEQAHLVPNPLPRQQLGRAISIAAVALVVIVIAVLLGWIRADNLKWVVVGVVVIAAIAYFTVILANKRVSSEERSRVFAFIPLFIASAAFWSLYQQQFTFLPRYADTRLDRNLFGWEFPAAWVQSINPIFIIVFAGVFAVLWTKLGSRQPSTPIKFSLALVIMGLAFLCFIPLSGFSAVPLLALVGILFLFTMAELLISPVGLSLATKLAPQAFHTQMVALFFLSISLGTTLSGVLAGFYKADNELPYFTAIGGAAIVLGLALAAATKPIRKLMAGVH
- the pgm gene encoding phosphoglucomutase (alpha-D-glucose-1,6-bisphosphate-dependent) gives rise to the protein MASRAGTVALPSDLVDLTALLDAYYDLKPDPDNPDQRVVFGTSGHRGSSLKTSFNENHIAATTQAIVEYRRQQGITGPLFLAKDTHALSEPAQNTALEVLAANNVNVLVDARHGFTPTPALSHAILTYNHGPESHSDQADGIVVTPSHNPPGDGGFKYNPPHGGPADSDATGWIAHRANELLETELAGVRRVALTEALSRAGSFDFLSSYVDSLPEVLDLDAIRAAGLRIGADPMGGASVDYWGEIGERHNLDLTVVNPTIDPQWAFMTLDWDEKIRMDCSSPWAMASLIAQASKYDIATGNDADSDRHGIVTPDAGLMNPNHYLAVAIQYLYTHRSAWPSQAGVGKTLVSSSIIDRVAVDLGRQLVEVPVGFKWFVPGLLSGEGVFGGEESAGASFVRRNGKVWTTDKDGILLALLASEITAVTDSTPSQHYTKLTERFGAPAYARIDAAASREQKAALAKLSADDVSATELAGEPITAKLTEAPGNGAAIGGLKVTTENAWFAARPSGTEDVYKIYAESFKGAEHLSEVQKAAKALVDGVIS